The following DNA comes from Microbacterium wangchenii.
CCGATGCTCGAAGAGGGCTCCGGGCTCACCGAGGGCACCGACTTCCATCTCGTGTTCTCGCCCGAGCGTGTGCTCACCGGCCGCGTGTTCGCGGACCTGCGCAAGTACCCGAAGCTCATCGGCGGTCTCTCGGATGCCGGTGCGCAGCGCGCACGGGAGTTCTACGAGGCCGTCCTCCAGTTCGACGACCGAGTCGACCTGCCCCGCCCGAACGGGGTGTGGGATCTGGGAAGTGCGGAAGCAGCCGAGATGGCCAAGCTCGCCGAGACCACGTACCGTGACGTCAACATCGGGCTCGCCAACCAGTTCGGCCTCTTCGCGGCCGAGCACGGCATCGACGTCTACCAGGTCATCGAGGCGTGCAATTCCCAGCCCTACAGTCACATCCACCGCCCGGGGATCGCCGTGGGCGGACACTGCATCCCGGTCTACCCGCGCCTGTACCTCTCGACGGACCCCGGCGCCGACATCGTCCGCACGGCCCGGCTCCTGAACGCCTCGATGCCGGAGCGGCTGGTCTCCCGGGCCGCTGACCTGCTCGGGTCCCTCGACGGCCTCACCGCGGTGGTGCTGGGGGCGGCGTACCGGGGAGGAGTGAAGGAGACCGCATTCTCCGGCGTGTTCCCGACGGTGCAGGCGCTCGCCGAGCGCGGCGCTCAGGTGCGCGTCCACGACCCGCTTTACAGCGACGACGAACTGCGCGCGATGGGGCTGGAGCCCTACCACGTGGGCGACTCCGCCGACCTCGCCATCCTCCAGACCGACCATGCGCAGTACCGCGCACTCTCGGCTGCCGACCTCCCGGGCATCCGGCTCCTGGTCGACGGACGCAACGCGACCGACCCGGCCGCGTGGGCGGGCACTCCCCGCGTCGTCGTGGGCGTCGGCTGACCTACCGCGCGAGGTAGGCGGCCAGCGCCGTCGAGCCGGGTGAGGGACGGAATCCCGTCGCCTCGATCCGGCTCAGTTCGAGGACGCTGTTGCGCGGGCGCGGTGCGACGGGAGCCGTGGCGTTCGCGAAGTACTCCTCGGTGGACACACCGGTCACCCGACGGGGGTCGTGTCCGGTGAGAGCGAAGACGCGGCGCGCGATCTGCGCCCACGACTCCGGGTCGCCGGACGCGGTGAGGTTGTAGGTTCCGTGGGCCGGCCGCGTGGTGAGGAGATGGCGGATGCCGCGGGCCAGATCGTCGGTGAAGGTCAGGCGCCCGATCTGGTCGTCGACGACGCGCGGGTCCACGCCCTTCTCGGCCAGAGCCGCCATCGTGCGCACGAAGTTGCCCCCTTCGCCGATGACCCAGCTGGTGCGGAGGATGTAGTGGCGGGGGGCCGTGGCGACGATGGCGTCGCCGGCGGCCTTGGTCTGCCCGTAGACCCCGAGCGGCGCTACCGCATCGTCCTCGGTGTAGGGGGCCGCCTTCGTACCGTCGAAGACGTAGTCGCTGGAGACGTGGACGAGGGTGATCCCGTTCGCCGTCGCGATCCGGGCGAGGTTCGCCACGGCTGTCACGTTCGCCGCCCATGCTTCGGCGCGACCTTCGGGGGTCTCGGCCTTGTCGACGGCGGTGTAGGCGGCGGCGTTGATGATCGTGGCGTAGTCGCGCCACCGCCGCGCGGTGTCCAGGTCGGCTGCGGTCAGATCGAGGTCGTCGCGGGTGGCGTACTCGATGTGCGGGTGGTCCCCGAACTCCGCCCGCAGCGCGCGCCCGAGCTGGCCGTTCGCGCCGGTGATCAGCATCCTCGGGGGGGGCATCGGCGTGACGTCGGCGAGGCGCGGGTGATTCTTGTCCTTCTCGCTGATCTGCACCTGATCCAGTGGAATGGGCCACACGATGGCCGACGTCTCGTCGGCGAGGTTGAGGAACGTGTACTCCGCGGTGGGGGACCAGTGGTCGTTGACGAGATACGTGTACGCGGTGTTCGGCTCGAGGGTCTGGTACGAGTTGCCGACGCCACGGGGGACGAAGATCGCCCGGGAGGGATCCAGCTCGGTCGT
Coding sequences within:
- the rfbD gene encoding dTDP-4-dehydrorhamnose reductase, which gives rise to MGIEFGKPLTATTTPIPGLVVYDLPVHGDARGWFKENWQREKMVAAGLPDFGPVQNNISFNDEVGTTRGIHAEPWDKYVSVATGRIFGAWVDLREGPTFGAVFTTELDPSRAIFVPRGVGNSYQTLEPNTAYTYLVNDHWSPTAEYTFLNLADETSAIVWPIPLDQVQISEKDKNHPRLADVTPMPPPRMLITGANGQLGRALRAEFGDHPHIEYATRDDLDLTAADLDTARRWRDYATIINAAAYTAVDKAETPEGRAEAWAANVTAVANLARIATANGITLVHVSSDYVFDGTKAAPYTEDDAVAPLGVYGQTKAAGDAIVATAPRHYILRTSWVIGEGGNFVRTMAALAEKGVDPRVVDDQIGRLTFTDDLARGIRHLLTTRPAHGTYNLTASGDPESWAQIARRVFALTGHDPRRVTGVSTEEYFANATAPVAPRPRNSVLELSRIEATGFRPSPGSTALAAYLAR
- a CDS encoding nucleotide sugar dehydrogenase; the encoded protein is MRIAVVALGKIGLPLAVQFADSGHEVIGVDVNATTVAEINAAREPFPGEAHLQEKLTELVPAGRLRATTDYADAIPGADAVVLVVPLFVDDATWDPDFAWMDAATRSLAQHLTPGTLVSYETTLPVGTTRNRWKPMLEEGSGLTEGTDFHLVFSPERVLTGRVFADLRKYPKLIGGLSDAGAQRAREFYEAVLQFDDRVDLPRPNGVWDLGSAEAAEMAKLAETTYRDVNIGLANQFGLFAAEHGIDVYQVIEACNSQPYSHIHRPGIAVGGHCIPVYPRLYLSTDPGADIVRTARLLNASMPERLVSRAADLLGSLDGLTAVVLGAAYRGGVKETAFSGVFPTVQALAERGAQVRVHDPLYSDDELRAMGLEPYHVGDSADLAILQTDHAQYRALSAADLPGIRLLVDGRNATDPAAWAGTPRVVVGVG